The following are from one region of the Nicotiana tabacum cultivar K326 chromosome 3, ASM71507v2, whole genome shotgun sequence genome:
- the LOC107779611 gene encoding B3 domain-containing transcription factor FUS3, with the protein MAMTEAYGVMADGNAALVANTPTSMINGVFEATTPTDILNAQPPHQTTKRSRSQRRRRSSINFASLLDFPSFLPHVPPPPPMPVARALEPTGFRFLFDKQLQNSDVSSLRRIVVPKKAAERYLPTLEIKEGFPITMDDMDGIHVWSFRYRYWPNNSSRMYVLENTGDFVQTHGLRQGDYFALHYNDQKQIYGIEARKAGDGAVFHGYEAEDMILTDYAQAADDGNGVLMNEPELDMSSFYFPAMDNEMGMSFIYDTSFWNEPAFDFVGGPMTYYSTNVFPMPSFGSIEDSFSVDDFY; encoded by the exons ATGGCGATGACCGAGGCGTATGGAGTGATGGCAGATGGAAATGCAGCACTTGTTGCCAATACTCCTACGTCTATGATCAATGGTGTTTTTGAGGCTACTACTCCTACTGATATTTTGAATGCTCAACCTCCTCATCAGACCACCAAAAGAAGTCGCAGCCAGAGGCGTAGGCGTTCTTCTATCAACTTTGCCTCCCTGCTGGATTTCCCATCTTTCCTCCCCCACGTGCCACCACCTCCTCCTATGCCTGTCGCACGT GCACTTGAACCGACAGGGTTCAGATTTCTCTTTGACAAGCAGCTTCAGAACAGTGATGTAAGCTCCCTAAGGAGAATTGTCGTGCCCAAG AAAGCAGCTGAGCGATATCTCCCAACTCTTGAGATCAAGGAAGGTTTTCCCATAACCATGGATGACATGGATGGCATCCATGTCTGGAGTTTCAGATACAG GTACTGGCCAAATAACAGCAGTCGGATGTATGTGCTTGAAAATACTG GTGATTTTGTCCAAACACATGGATTACGCCAAGGAGACTACTTTGCCCTCCATTACAATGATCAGAAGCAGATCTAT GGCATCGAAGCAAGGAAAGCTGGAGATGGAGCAGTATTTCATGGTTATGAAGCGGAAGACATGATTTTAACTGATTATGCACAGGCGGCAGATGATGGGAATGGGGTGCTTATGAATGAACCAGAGTTGGATATGTCCAGCTTTTACTTCCCTGCAATGGACAATGAGATGGGCATGTCCTTCATTTATGATACCAGCTTCTGGAACGAGCCTGCCTTCGATTTTGTAGGGGGTCCTATGACCTATTACTCAACTAATGTGTTCCCAATGCCAAGCTTTGGATCCATTGAAGACAGCTTCTCTGTTGATGATTTCTATTAA
- the LOC107779610 gene encoding mitochondrial phosphate carrier protein 3, mitochondrial, whose translation MCFRSKELLGEREEKVFSPLQPSPISPRFRSLSAPSQTHFAMENSRRQSLLPSFLYTPSSFSSFTPKTFAVTENTTSVLPAAQPSSTNKSFVIPAPSEPGKIEMYSPQFYAACTFGGILSCGLTHMAVTPLDLVKCNMQIDPAKYKSISSGFGVLLKEQGAKGFFRGWVPTLLGYSAQGACKFGFYEFFKKYYSDLAGAENAAKYKTLIYLAGSASAEVIADIALCPFEAVKVRVQTQPGFARGLSDGLPKFVRSEGTMGLYKGLVPLWGRQIPYTMMKFASFETIVEMIYKHAVPKPKNECSKSMQLGISFAGGYIAGVFCAIVSHPADNLVSFLNNAKGATVGDAVKKIGVVGLFTRGLPLRIVMIGTLTGAQWGIYDAFKVFVGLPTTGGVAPSAPAASEVAKV comes from the exons atgtgttttaggtccaaagaGCTATTGGGAGAGCGAGAGGAGAAGGTTTTCAGTCCTCTGCAACCCTCGCCCATTTCTCCTCGCTTCCGATCTCTCTCTGCGCCGTCACAAACTCATTTCGCCATGGAGAACTCACGCCGTCAGTCTCTTCTTCCAAGCTTCCTCTACACTCCATCTTCGTTTTCTTCTTTCACTCCCAAAACCTTTGCTGTTACCGAGAACACCACCAGTGTGTTGCCTGCTGCACAGCCGTCGTCCACCAACAAGAGCTTTGTGATTCCTGCACCTAGCGAACCTGGAAAGATCGAGATGTACTCACCGCAATTCTACGCTGCCTGTACCTTCGGTGGTATCCTCAGCTGTGGTCTCACTCACATGGCTGTCACTCCGCTTGATCTCGTCAAATGTAACATGCAG ATTGACCCCGCGAAATACAAGAGCATTTCATCTGGATTTGGAGTGCTGCTTAAGGAACAAGGTGCTAAGGGCTTCTTCAGGGGATGGGTTCCTACTCTTCTGGGTTACAGTGCTCAGGGTGCATGCAAGTTTGGATTCTATGAATTCTTCAAGAAGTACTACTCTGACCTTGCTGGAGCAGAAAATGCTGCAAAGTACAAGACTCTGATATACCTTGCTggttctgcatctgcggaagTGATTGCAGACATTGCTCTTTGCCCATTTGAAGCTGTAAAAGTTCGTGTTCAGACACAGCCTGGTTTTGCTAGGGGATTGTCAGATGGATTACCAAAATTCGTAAGATCTGAAGGAACCATGGG CCTGTACAAAGGTTTGGTTCCTCTTTGGGGACGTCAGATTCCAT ATACAATGATGAAGTTTGCGTCCTTTGAGACTATTGTGGAGATGATCTACAAGCATGCAGTCCCAAAGCCTAAAAATGAGTGCAGCAAATCTATGCAACTTGGTATTAGCTTTGCTGGTGGATATATAGCCGGTGTCTTCTGTGCTATTGTATCCCATCCTGCTGACAATCTTGTCTCATTCCTCAACAATGCCAAGGGTGCAACTGTTGGTGAT GCCGTGAAGAAGATAGGAGTAGTGGGTCTCTTTACCCGTGGGCTTCCTCTACGTATTGTCATGATTGGAACTCTTACTGGTGCTCAATGGGGAATCTATGATGCTTTCAAGGTTTTTGTTGGGCT GCCTACAACTGGAGGAGTTGCTCCTTCTGCACCTGCTGCCTCTGAGGTTGCAAAGGTGTAA